A portion of the Pseudorasbora parva isolate DD20220531a chromosome 1, ASM2467924v1, whole genome shotgun sequence genome contains these proteins:
- the men1 gene encoding menin, whose amino-acid sequence MGIRSAQKKHFPLRGIDGVVQLFEAELKNPEPDLALLSLVLGFVEHFLAVNRVVPVNVPGVRFEPLNPDCPNSCFPTVELNLVSALYERFLAQIRGAVDMSQYRKPTGSSSRELVKKVSDVIWNSLSRSYFKDRAHIQSLFSLITGTKLDSSGVAFAVVAACQVLGLKDVHLALSEDHAWVIFGKGGEETAEVTWHGKGNEDRRGQTVSAGVNERSWLYLKGSYMKCNRNMEVAFMVCAINPSLDLHTDSTELLQLQQRLLWVLYDRGDLERYPMAMGTLADLEDQEPMTGKESPLSIHLKAVDSAKKYYNNEHIYPFMYLAGYYYRHRNVQDALRSWAEAASVMQDYNYCREDEEIYKEFFDIANDVIPTLLKETAAAAESGGEGAEEMEKEDQPREVTALSALQDPECFAHLLRFYDGICKWEEGSPTPVLHVGWATYLVQSLSRFDAQIRQKVSIITKDAEPVDDDDQSSEDLREGRRRVPRRESKLDEQAGPSSPSVALPAQNPVAKKVGGEGGRRRSSAGTRGKESDGKNEPSSPSPIPSPSQPPVVQGGPVVVFHSEKMKGMKELLSAAKVNSSAIKLQLTAQSQVQMKRQKPTPSGDYTLSFMKRPRKTL is encoded by the exons ATGGGGATTCGGTCAGCTCAGAAGAAGCATTTCCCTCTTCGGGGCATCGATGGAGTGGTGCAGCTTTTTGAGGCTGAGCTTAAAAACCCAGAACCAGACCTGGCCCTGCTGTCCCTAGTGTTGGGTTTTGTAGAGCACTTCCTGGCTGTCAACAGAGTGGTTCCCGTCAACGTCCCCGGCGTCCGCTTTGAACCTCTTAATCCTGACTGTCCCAACTCTTGCTTCCCCACAGTCGAGCTGAATCTCGTATCTGCCCTCTATGAACGCTTCCTGGCCCAGATTCGTGGTGCCGTTGACATGTCGCAGTACCGAAAACCGACTGGCAGCTCCAGCCGTGAGCTTGTGAAAAAGGTCTCGGATGTGATCTGGAACAGTCTTAGTCGGTCGTATTTCAAGGACAGGGCACATATTCAGTCCCTCTTCAGTCTTATCACAG gcACGAAGCTAGACAGCTCAGGAGTAGCTTTTGCAGTGGTGGCTGCATGTCAGGTGTTGGGCCTGAAGGATGTTCATCTCGCTCTCTCCGAAGATCATGCCTGGGTCATCTTTGGCAAGGGTGGGGAAGAGACGGCAGAGGTCACATGGCATGGGAAGGGCAACGAAGACAGAAGAGGTCAGACTGTTAGTGCTGGAGTCAATGAAAGG AGCTGGTTATATCTTAAAGGCTCCTACATGAAGTGCAACAGGAATATGGAAGTAGCGTTCATGGTTTGCGCCATCAATCCCTCTCTAGATCTGCACACAGACAGTACAGAGTTACTCCAGCTCCAGCAA AGGCTGTTGTGGGTGCTGTATGATCGAGGTGATTTGGAAAG GTATCCCATGGCAATGGGCACTTTGGCTGACCTTGAAGATCAGGAACCCATGACTGGCAAGGAAAGCCCTCTCTCTATTCACCTTAAG GCTGTTGACTCGGCCAAAAAATATTACAACAACGAGCACATCTACCCTTTCATGTATCTAGCAGGGTATTATTACAGGCACAGAAATGTCCAAGATGCTTTGCGTTCCTGGGCAGAGGCTGCATCAGTAATGCAAGA TTACAACTACTGCAGAGAGGATGAGGAGATCTATAAGGAGTTTTTTGACATTGCTaatgatgtcattccaaccctTCTTAAAGAGACAGCAGCTGCTGCTGAAAGTGGAGGAGAAGGAGCTGAAGAAATGGAAAAAGAG GACCAGCCCAGAGAGGTCACTGCTTTGTCTGCCCTTCAGGACCCAGAGTGCTTCGCTCACTTACTCCGGTTCTATGATGGGATTTGTAAATGGGAAGAAGGAAGTCCCACACCAGTGCTTCATGTAGGCTGGGCCACCTACCTGGTTCAGTCCCTTAGTCGCTTTGATGCACAG ATTAGGCAAAAAGTGTCAATCATCACCAAAGATGCAGAACCAGTGGACGACGATGACCAATCCAGTGAGGACCTGCGTGAGGGGCGAAGACGGGTCCCGAGGCGAGAATCTAAGTTAGATGAACAAGCAGGACCGTCGTCTCCAAGCGTGGCATTGCCCGCTCAAAATCCAGTGGCCAAAAAGGTGGGAGGAGAAGGAGGTCGCCGTCGTTCCTCTGCTGGCACTCGAGGTAAAGAGTCTGATGGCAAAAATGAGCCATCATCCCCGAGTCCCATACCTTCACCTTCCCAGCCACCCGTAGTGCAGGGCGGGCCGGTGGTGGTTTTCCACAGTGAGAAGATGAAGGGTATGAAGGAGCTGCTTTCTGCGGCCAAGGTCAACTCTAGTGCCATTAAACTGCAGCTCACGGCACAGTCTCAAGTGCAGATGAAGAGACAGAAACCCACACCTTCTGGAGATTACACCTTGTCCTTCATGAAACGCCCTCGCAAAACTCTTTAA